The genomic window TGAAACCGTGTCCTAGAAAAttgaagtacaatattatatcattaatctGGTCGCTTATtggtaaaatttgttttagaaaGACGTATACTTTTACATTCACAAGCGTTCCGAAAtcgttttaacaatttttcttgCGACGCAATCCTATTATATaggaaaaaagttaaatacttCTTAGTTCTTTAAGTAGTTGTCGGCAAcggattcaaataaaattaggtaaGAGTATTAAACGTAATGTGGTGGCCCTGAAAAGGGCCGTTTTAGTAAATGTATTGATGGcgtatatgaattatttggaGCTGGTGTATTTGGTGACGGCCTTGGTACCTTCACTGACGGCGTGCTTGGCCAATTCACCGGGCAACAAGAGACGGACGGCGGTTTGGATTTCCCGACTGGTGATGGTCGAGCGCTTGTTGTAGTGGGCAAGACGACTGGATTCGGCGGCGATGCGTTCGAACAGATCGTTGACGAAACTGTTCATGATGCTCATGGCCTTTGAGGAAACACCGGTGTCGGGATGTACTTGTTTCAACACTTTGTAGATGTAGATGGCGTACGATTCTTTCCTCTTTGGCTTGCGCTTCTTGTCGGACTTGGCGATGTTCTTTTGAGCCTTGCCGGACGACTTCTTCATCGCTTTTCCTGCGGATTTACCTCCTGGAGCCATTTTG from Aphis gossypii isolate Hap1 chromosome 1, ASM2018417v2, whole genome shotgun sequence includes these protein-coding regions:
- the LOC126552081 gene encoding histone H2B-like; translation: MAPGGKSAGKAMKKSSGKAQKNIAKSDKKRKPKRKESYAIYIYKVLKQVHPDTGVSSKAMSIMNSFVNDLFERIAAESSRLAHYNKRSTITSREIQTAVRLLLPGELAKHAVSEGTKAVTKYTSSK